In Bradyrhizobium guangdongense, the sequence TTCGGGTTGTGCATTGCACGCGTCGAAATGGGCTTTCAGCGCCAGCTCGGCGAGATGCTCGAAATGCTCCGCTTGGCCGAGGAGCTGCCAGTTCTGCAGCGGCCGATAGGCCGCCTGCTGACGACAGAGGGACGCCAGCGCGCGGTAGCGACGTACGTTCTCCATGAGACCTCCCTCGCATTCACCGGGCTTATTGCCCTGATTTGCGTCAGGCCGATGGCGGTTGTGCAAAACATTTTTGCGCCCACGCCCGGCTTAACTCAGGTTAACTTTGAAAAATAGGCAGACGCGGAATAGTTCCTGTTGGCAGTCGGCCGTGGAATAATGAATTTCTAGGCGTAGCGACGGCGTTCGACGTTGATGCCAATCAAACTGGAATAATGCTCAATCGGTTCTGGCCCACCAATCAGATAGCCCTGCATCTCCTCGCAAGCCTCGCCTTCCAGGAAGGCGCGCTGCGCCTCTGTCTCCACCCCTTCCGCAACCACGGGAATCTGCAGGGCATGTGCAAGGCCCAGGACCGCGCGGACGATCTCGGTCGATTGCGGCATTGCCCCGAGGTTCAGGATGAAGCTGCGGTCGATCTTAATCTTATCAAACGGGAACGACTGGAGATAGGACAGCGATGAGTACCCGGTGCCAAAATCGTCCATCGCGATGCGGATGCCAAGCGCCTTCAGCCGCCGCAGCAGATTGAGCGCGCGGGTGAAATCGCCGATCAACACGCCCTCGGTGATTTCGACTTCGAGCCGCGCTGGTGCAAGCCCGGTCTCCAGCAGGATCTCGTGGACGGAGCGTTCGAGGTCGCCGGTCTGGAACTGGACCGGCGACAGATTGACCGCGACCTGCAAGGGCCGCGGCCAGGACGCCGCCTCGCGGCAAGCCTCACGCAGCACCCACTCGCCGATCTCGACGATCAGCCCGTTCTCCTCGGCAAGCGGGATGAACTGGTCGGGCGGCACAAAGCCCCGCAGCGGGTGGTTCCAGCGCACCAGGGCCTCGAAGCCGGTGATGTCTCCCTCCATTGCGAGGGCGTTAATCCCCGTCTCGGGTACGTTGGTTATTCCGGCCTGGAAAAGCCGACCCGTTTGCGCGGCATTCTCCGTGAAAAGCCGGAGCAAAGTGGCGCGCCTTGATACAAGTCGAACCGCACCATCATCGCCACGCATCTCTTCCGTAATCTACCGGATGAGCGCATGTTCTTTGGCACGCATCGGCTGCGCGGAACTATCCTGCAATTTCGAAACCCTGCCTGCCTCCGCAGCAAGGCGAATGGCCGCGATGTTGCCGGCATAATCGGCGCTGCTCTTGCCGCGAAACACGGCGGACCCTGCCACCAGCGCGTCGGCGCCGGCAGCCGCAGCCGCGGCAGCGTTGTCGCGCGTGACGCCCCCATCCACCTCGAGGCGGATCGGCCGCTCGCCGATCATGGTTCGGATCCGAGCGATCTTCTCGAGCTGCGATTCGAGAAATGACTGGCCGCCAAAGCCCGGATTGACCGTCATCACCAGCACGAGGTCGAGGCGGTCGAGCACATATTCGATCGCGCTCTCGGGCGTTGCCGGGCACAGGCTGACGCCGGCCTTCATGCCCAGCGCGCGGATCGCCTGCAGCGAACGATCGAGATGCGGGCCGGCTTCGGCATGTATTGTAACGACATCGGCCCCGGCCTTCTCAAACGCTTCGAGGTAGGGATCGACAGGCGCGATCATCAGATGCACGTCGAAGACCTTCTTCGTCAGCGGACGAAGCGCCTTGATGACATCGGCCCCGAAGCTGATGTTCGGCACGAAATGCCCGTCCATCACATCGCAATGAATCCAGTCGGCGCCGGCCGCATCGATTGCCGTGACCTCCTCGCCGAGACGTGCGAAATCCGCAGCGAGGATCGAGGGAGCAATGATGATCTCGTTGGTCATGACTTGACGCTCCGCGCGTCAGCACCGCCGCTGAAGACGCGGCTCGCCAGGACGTCGGCGGGATCGATCGTCTCGAGGTCAGCGACGTCGAGCATGCGGTCGAGATCGGACACCAGTCGATCGGCCTGCCGCAGGCGGATGCGATCGACAGCATTGCGGATCGAGCGCGCATTCGAGAAGAACGGCTGTGTCCGGCGCAGCGCGATGTATCGCTCGAACGCATCGCGTGCCGCGGCCGAGAAGCGGTAGCCGCGCTCCTTCAGCATCAACTCGGCAATCACCAGCAGCTCGGCTTCAGCATAGTCAGGGAATTCGATGTGATGGGCGATGCGCGAGCGGAATCCGGGGTTGGAAGCGAAGAAGCTGGTCATCCGCTCGCCGTAGCCGGCGAGGATCACGACGAGGTCCTCACGCTGGTTCTCCATCACCTGGAGCAGGATCTCGATCGCCTCCTGGCCGTAGTCGCGCTCGTTGTCGGGACGGTGCAGGTAATAGGCCTCGTCGATGAACAGCACGCCGCCCATCGCTTTCTTCAGAATCTCCTTCGTCTTCGGCGCGGTATGGCCGATATATTGCCCGACGAGATCGTCGCGCGTCACCGAGATCACCTGCCCGCGCCGCACGAAACCGAGGCCGTGCAGAATCTTGGCCATTCGCAATGCCACGGTGGTCTTGCCGGTGCCGGGATTGCCGGTGAACGACATGTGCAGCGTCGGCGGCGCGGATGCCAGGCCGGCCCGCTGCCGGATGCGTTCAATCAGGAGCAGCGAGGCGATCTGGCGCACGCGGTTCTTGACCGGCTTGAGCCCGATCAATTCCCGCTCTAGCTGTTGCAGCGTGTCGGTAATCCCGGCGGCCTCGGCCTCCTTGCGGAGATCGAAGCTGGTCTCGTTGCTTTCAGCGGTGGTCGCGTGGGGAACGTCGAGCATGGCTAGCCTCGAAGAAAAGAGCTTCGCCGCGGGGGGAGCGGCGAAGCAGTGGTCCGCCAAGGAAACGGAGCAGGGAGCGCTCCGTGCGGAAAGGAATGGCTATTGCGAGGCGTGAGTGGCCACCTTGCGTACGGTGCTGTACCGGATCGCGCGACCGCCGACCTCCTGCCGCACCAGTTCGAACTCGGCCTCCTGCTTCGGTCGATTGACCAGGAAGGAGATCCGCACCGATTCCCAGCCATGGCTGGCATCGAAGCCGCTGATGCGGATGTATCGATCGCCATAAACCCTGCGGCACTCGCCGAGCTCCATCATCACGCCTGCGGCGTCCTGCAGATCGAACATCGGCAAGCCCCACATCTCCCAATAGGTGTTGCGGGGATGCGGATCATCGGTGAATTCGATGTTCACCGCCCAGCCATTGGCGAGGCAATACTGCACCTGCTTGGTGATCTGGTCGTCGGTCAGGTCAGGCAGGAACGAGAAGCAGCCCTGGGTCAGTTTCATGTTGAATCTCCTCAGACGGTTTCCAGCGCCGTCGGCACGAAGTCCGGCGTGTCGGTGGACTGGTAGTTGAAGGTGACGTCCTTCCAGACCTCGAGCGCGGCTTTCAGCGGTGTGCAGGTCTGTGCGGCCTTGGCCAAAATCTCCGGGCCTTCGTGGACGTAGTCGCGGCCCTCGTTGCGAGCGAGGATCATCGCTTCCAGCGCCACGCGGTTGGCGATCGCGCCCGCCGCGATCCCCATGGGATGTCCGATGGTGCCGCCACCGAATTGCAGCACGACGTCCTCGCCGAGGAGATCGATCAGCTGGTGCATCTGACCGGCATGGATGCCGCCGGACGCCACCGGCATCATCTTGTTGAGGCTCGCCCAGTGCTGGTCGAAGAACAGGCCGTGTTCGAGCTTGGTCGGATTGAAGTCCTCGCGGCAGACATCGTAATAGCCGCGCGTGGTGTTAGGGTCGCCTTCGAGCTTGCCGACCACCGTGCCGGCATGGATGTGGTCGACACCCGCGAGCCGCATCCATTTGGCTATGACGCGGAACGACACGCCGTGGCTCTTCTGCCGCGTATAGGTCGAGTGCCCGGCGCGGTGCAGATGCAGGATCATGTCGTTGCGCCGCGCCCATTTGGCCATCGACTGGATCGCGGTGTAGCCGATCACGAGATCGATCATGACGATGCAGGAGCCGAGCTCTTTCGCAAATTCGGCGCGCTCGTACATGTCCTCCATCGTGCCCGCGGTCACGTTCAGGTAGGTGCCCTTCACCTCGCCGGAGGCCGCCTGCGCCCGATTCACCGCCTCCATGCAATAGAGGAAGCGGTCACGCCAGTGCATGAAGGGTTGGGAGTTGATGTTCTCGTCGTCCTTGGTGAAATCGAGCCCACCCTTCAGCGCCTCATAGACCACGCGGCCGTAGTTGCGTCCCGAGAGGCCAAGCTTCGGCTTTACGGTGGCGCCGAGCAGCGGCCGCCCGAACTTGTCGAGCCGCTCGCGCTCGACCACGATACCAGTTGCCGGCCCCTGGAACGTCTTCACGTAGGCGACCGGGAAGCGCATGTCCTCCAGCCGCAATGCCTTGAGCGGCTTGAAGCCGAACACGTTGCCGATGATCGACGCCGACAGGTTCGCGACCGAGCCAGGCTCGAACAGATCGAGGTCGTAGGCGATGTAGGCGAAATAGGAGCCGGGCGAGCCCGGTACCGGATCGACGCGATAGCATTTCGCGCGATATTTCTCTGCCGCCGTCAGACGATCGGTCCACACCACCGTCCAGGTCGCGGTCGAAGATTCGCCAGCCACGGCCGCCGACGCCTCGATGGGATCGACACCTTCCTGCGGCGTCACACGGAACAGGGCGATGACGTCGGTGTCCTTCGGCGTGTAGTCGGGCTCCCAATAGCCCATGCGCTTGTATTCCATCACGCCCGAGCGATAGCGCTCCTTGCCGCGGACCGTTCCAGCATGTGCGTTCATGGCTCTCTCTCCTGCTCTTCTCTCTCTGAATGACTAGGCCGCGACCGGTTCGCGAGCGCCGGTGCGCGGGTCGAGCTCGCCGGTACGGTAGCGCCGCGCCATCTCGCTCAACGGGACGACCTTGATCTTGCTGGCGTGCCCCGCGGTGCCGAACTGCTCGAAACGGTCACGGCACAGCTCGCGCATCGCATCCATCGCGGGCTTGAGGAATTTGCGCGGATCGAACTCGTTCCGGCTTTGCGCGGCCACCTTCCGGAACACAGCGGTCATGGCCAGGCGGCAGTCGGTGTCGATGTTGACCTTGCGGACCCCGCTCTTGATGCCGCGGACGATTTCTTCCAGCGGCACGCCCCAGGTCTGCGGCATCTCGCCGCCGAACTGATTGAACATGTCCTGGAGCGACTGCGGCACCGAAGAGGAGCCGTGCATCACCAGATGCGTATTCGGCAGCCGGCGATGAATCTCCTCGACCACCCGCATCGCCAGGATGTCGCCATCGGGCTTGCGGCTGAACTTGTAGGCGCCGTGCGAAGTCCCCATCGCGATCGCGAGCGCGTCGACCTTGGTGGCCCGGACGAAGTCGACGGCCTGATCGGGATCGGTCAAGAGCTGGTCGTGGCTGACCTTGCCCTCGACGCCGTGCCCGTCCTCCTGCTCGCCGCCGCCATGCTCGAGCGAGCCGAGCACGCCGAGTTCGCCCTCGACGGAGGCGCCGACCCAATGGGCGAGATCGACCACGCGGCGCGTGATCGCGACGTTGTAATCGTAATCGGCGGCGGTCTTGGCATCGGCCTTGAGCGAGCCGTCCATCATGACCGAGGTGAAGCCATGGGCGATGGCGGAGGCGCAGGTCGCCTCGTCATTGCCGTGGTCCTGGTGCATGCAGATCGGAATGTCCGGATAGGTCCGCTCCAGCGCATCGATCATGTGCGAGAGCATGAGATCGCCGGCATAACTGCGCGCGCCGCGCGAGGCCTGGATGATGACGGGAGCATCGACTTCGGCCGCTGCCTGCATGATCGCGATGCCCTGCTCCATGTTGTTGATGTTGAACGCCGGCACCGCGTAGCCATGACTGGCGGCGTGGTCGAGCAGCTGGCGAAGGGTGATACGGGCCACGACGAGTCCTCCTGTTATTGCTTGCTGTTATTGCTTGCGAACGCGGGCGATGGCCCGGCGGGCGGCTTCGGCAATGCTTTGCGGCGTGATGCCGAATTCGCGGTAGAGCACCGGAGCCGGCGCCGAGGCGCCGAAGCCGCGCATGCCGACGAATTCGCCGTCCGCGCCGATCCAGCGATGCCAGTCGCCGGCGATGGCGGCCTCGATGCCGACGCGGGGAGCGCTCCCGAGAACCGCGGCGCGATAATCCTCCGGCTGCTCCTCGAACAGCGCGAAGCAAGGCGCGGAGACCACCGCTGCACGAACGTGCTCGGTCGCGAGCAGGCGGGCCGCTTCCAGCGCGATCGAGACTTCCGAGCCGGTTGCCATCAAGGTCACATCGCGGCCGCCGTCCGGAGATACGATGAGGTAGGCGCCGCGCGCGACCCGGTTCTTGCCACGCACATCGCTGCGGAAGGTCGGCAGTGCCTGACGCGACAGGCACAGCACGGAGGGCCGGTCCTTTGCTTCGAGCGCGCAGTCCCAGGCTTCCAGCGTCTCGACCGCATCGGCGGGGCGGAACACCAGCAGGTTCGGAATGACACGGAGCGCCGCAAGGTGCTCGACCGGCTGATGCGTCGGACCGTCCTCTCCGAGACCGATGGAGTCGTGCGTCATCACGTGGATGACGCGCAGCCGCATCAGGGCCGCAAGGCGGATCGCCGGCCGGCTGTAGTCGGAGAAGGCGAGGAAGGTGCCGCCATAGGGAATGAAGCCGCCGTGCAGCGCGAGGCCGTTCATCGCGGCGGCCATGCCGTGCTCGCGGATGCCGTAGTGGATGTAATCGCCGGCGAACGCATGACGCCGGACGGGCGCCTGCGCCTTGGCGTGTGTCAGGTTCGAATGGGTCAGGTCCGCGGAGCCGCCGACAAATCCGGGAATCGTTCCTGCAATGGCGTCGAGCACCTGTTGCGAGGCCTGCCGTGTCGCAAGCTTCGGACGCTCGCTGGCAAAGCGCTCGCGCAATTTCGCCGAGGCCTGGGCATAGGCGTTCGGCAGGGCAACCGACTTGCCCTCGATGAACAGCTCGCGCTGCTCGGGCGAGGCGTTTTCGTAACGATCAAGCCAAGCGAGACGCGCGACCTGTCCGCGCTGGCCGATCATCCGCCACGCCTTTGCGACGGTGACAGGCACGACGAAGGGCTGATAGTCCCAGCCCAGCGCCCGCCGCGCCGCCGCGGCCTGCTCCGCGCCGAGCGGCGCACCATGCGCCTTCTCGGTGCCTTGCCGGTCCGGCGCGCCATAGCCGATGATGGTGCGGCAGGCGATCAGCGACGGTTTTGCGGTTTCGCGCTCTTCTGCGATCGCTTGCGCGACAGCTTCGGAATCATGTCCGTCGACGCGGCGCACCGACCAACCGGACGCGGCGAACCGCGCAAGCTGGTCGTCGGACGTCGCAAGCGAGGTCGGCCCGTCGATGGAGATGCCGTTGTCGTCGAACAGCACGATGAGGCGGCCGAGCCCGAGGTGGCCGGCGAGCGAGATCGCCTCCTGGCTGATCCCTTCCATCAGGCAGCCGTCGCCTGAAATCACATAGGTGAAGTGATCGACGAGACCGTCGCCATGCCGCGCATTGGCCATGCGCTCGGCAAGCGCCATGCCGACGGCCGTCGCGATCCCCTGCCCCAGCGGTCCCGTCGTGGTCTCGACGCCCGGCGTATGGCCGTACTCGGGATGGCCCGGCGTCTTCGAGCCCCATTGCCTGAATGCCTTGATGTCGTCGAGGCTGACGTCACCGCCGGTCAGATGCAGCAGCGCATAGAGCAGCATCGAGCCATGCCCCGCTGACAGCACGAAGCGGTCGCGGTCCGGCCAGTTGGGGTGCGCCGAGTCGAATTTCAGGAAGCGCGAGAACAGCACGGTCGCAACGTCGGCCATACCCATGGGCAGACCTGGATGGCCGGACTGCGACATCTCGATGGCGTCGACCGCGAGGAAGCGGACGGCGTTGGCGAGATCGTTATGCGAGACCGCGGTGAGGTCGGCTTCGGCGTGGACGGAGATGTTCATCGGGTTCTCTCCTTGCTCACTTCAAGCTGCGCTTGCGCTCGATCAACTGCATGATCAGCGGCGTCAGGATCAGTTGCATCGCCAGGTCGAGCTTCGCGCCGGGGCACACGATCGAGTTCGCGCGGGACATCCAGCTTTGCGGCAGCATCGACAGCAGATACGGAAAGTCGATGCCGCGCGGATTCTTGAAGCGGATCACCACCATCGATTCGTCCGGCGTCGGGATCCAGCGTGCGACGAACGGATTTGAGGTATCCACCGTCGGCACGCGCTGGAAGTTGATGTCGGTCTCGGTGAATTGCGGACAGATGTAGTGGATGTAATCAGGCATCCGCCGCAGGATCGTGTCGGTGACCGCCTCGGTCGAATAACCGCGCGCGCTGCGGTCGCGGTGCAGCTTCTGGATCCATTCGAGATTGATGACGGGCACGACGCCGATCTTGAGATCGGCATAGCGCGCGACATTCACTCTATCGGTGACGACGGCGCCGTGAAGGCCTTCGTAGAACAACAGGTCCGAGTTTTCCGGCAGCTGCTTCCATTCGGTGAAGGTGCCGGGCGCGGCGCCATGCAGCGCGGACTCCTCGGCGTCGTGCACATAGTGCCGCGTCGTCGCCGTGCCGGTCTCGCCGTAGTCGCGGAAGGCCCGCTCCAGCTCCTCGAACAGATTGGTCTCGGGGCTGAAATGGCTGAAGTGCTTGTTGCCGCGCTCGGCCTCGTTAGCCATCTGCGCGCGCATCTCGGCGCGGTCATAGCGATGGAAGGCGTCGCCCTCGATGTAGACGGCATTGACCTTCTCGCGAAAGAAGATCTGCTCGAAGGTCTTCTTCACCGAGGTCGTGCCGGCGCCGGAGGAGCCGGTGATGGAGATGATCGGATGCTTCCTGGACATCGGTCACCTCCCTCACAGCCGGAAGAAGCCGCGGCGCGCAAACAGCGGCGCGGAGACGCTGGCGACCAGCAGCGGATCGCAGTGCAGCTCGGCGGCGCGCCGCACCTCGTTGCTCGAGCCCATGATCAGCGGCACGCGCTGGTGCAGGCTCTGCGCCGAGAGGTCGAGGATGCGTTCGCGGCCGGTCGTGGCGGAGCCGCCGGCCTGCTCGATGATCATCGCCATCGGGTGCGCCTCGTAGACCAGGCGCAGACGCCCGTCGCCGTAGCCGGGCCGCGCATCGGAGGGATAGAGGAACACGCCGCCGCGGGTGAGGATGCGATAGGCCTCCGCGACGAGCGAGCCGATCCAGCGCATGTTGAAATTGTGGTTCGCAGGCCCGTCGACGCCGGCGAGGCATTCGTCGATGAAGGCGCGCACGGGCGGGTCCCAGTGCCGGCGGTTCGACGCGTTGATCGCGAACTCCTCGCAAGCTTCGGATATCTGCACGCCGCTGCGCGCGAGGCGGAAACAGCCGGATTTGCGATCGAGCGTGAAGATGTCGACGCCCTCGCCAAGCGTCAGCACCAGCGAGGTCTGCGGACCGTAGGTGACGAACCCTGCCGCGAGCTGCGCCGACCCGCGCTGATGGAAGGCGAGCGCGAGATCATCAGGCGCGGGCAGGATCGAGAAGATCGTGCCGACGGTCATGTTGATGTCGATGTTGGAGGAGCCATCCAGCGGATCGATCGCAATGCAGATCTTCGCCTGGCGATCGCAGATCTGGGGCTCGCGCATTTCCTCTGATGCGAGCGCCGCGATCGGCTGCCTGCCGAGGCAGCGGCGCAGGATCGCATCGGCCTGGACATCGAGGTCGCGCTGGACGTCGCCGTCGCTGTTGCAGCCGGTGGTCAGGCCGGAAGCGTCAGCGAGGTCTCCGCTGGCGATGAGGTCGGCGATCTCGATTGCCGCCGCGGCGATGGCATCAACTGCCGCCGCCACGGCCAGCGCATGCGGCGCCGTCTCGGAATACCGTTGAAGGTGGTCGTCCAGCCTGAGTTGCCCGGTCATCTGCGTCCATCCCCTTTGCCGGCGCCGCATCCATGTCCTCCCCGCTGGAGGTCGGTGCGGTCAGTCTCGGCACGAGGAGATTGACAGGGGCGGCTTAATAAGGAAAATTTCTATTCATAATGAGCGCCAAAGAATTTTCTTATAATGGCTCCGGCCATGCAGCCGCCCAGCTCCGGCATCTGACGATCCGGCAATTGCGCTCGCTTGCGGCGCTCTCGGCCAAGGGCAGCGTCACCGCTGCGTCGACCCAGCTCGGGCTGACCCAGCCGGCGGTGACGCAGCAGCTGCGGCAGCTTCAGGACCTTGCAGGTTTGCCGCTGGTGCAGCGGACCGGCGATGGCATGCTGCTGACGGAGGCAGGTCGGGAAGTTCTGGCGCTCGCCGAACGCGTCGAAGCCGCCATCACCGACTGCCAGGGCGCCCTCGATCTGCTTGCGGGCAGGACCGGCGGCACGGTGCACCTCGGCGCGGTCTCGACCGCGAAATACTTCGTGCCGCATGCCATCGCGGCCTTCTCAAAGCGCTCACCGAAAATCGAGATCAAGCTCACCATCGGCAACCGCGAGGAGATCCGCGAGGCCATGCACGGCTACGAGCTCGATTTTGCCGTGATGGGTCGGCCGCCGGCCGACGTCAGCGTCGACGTCCGCCAGCTCGGGCGCAATCCGCACATCATCGTCGCGCGCAAGGGGCACTGGCTGGAGAAGGATTCAGGCCTCAGCCTGACCGATCTCGTGCACGAGACCTTCCTCACCCGCGAGCCGGGATCGGGCACGCGCACCCTGATGGAGGGCATGTTCCAGAAGTCCGATCTCGAGCCGATCATCGGCATGGAGATGAGCAGCAACGAGACCATCAAGCAGGCGGTGATCGCCGGGCTCGGCATCGCCTTCATCTCGGCCCACACCGTGGCGCACGAGCTCGCCGAAGGCCGCCTCATCGTGCTCGACGTCGCGGGCCTGCCGATCGTCCGGCAATGGTATGTGATCCGCCGCAGCGACAAGGTGCTGCTGCCGCCGGCGCAGGCGATGTTCGATTTTCTGGGCTCAGAGGGCGCGAACTATCTGCCCGAAGTCCCCGATTTCGGCAAGCGATAGCGTCGCCAGCGCTCAGGCCATCAGCTTCATCGCGACGGTGGCCGCCAGGATAAGGATGATCTGGAGCAGACGCTCTGTCGTGAAAATACGGTTGAATGTGGTCATCGCGCGCCCCCGGCCGCCGTAAACGGATTTGGACGAATTGCTAGCACAGGCGGGCAACAGGGCAACTCCGTAGTCGCCCCGGGCCCGCTCTCGACTACGCTCAGGCGGCGAGCACGGCGGCGTGATCCGCGCGGGCCGCGAAATAGGCTTCCAGTTCCGACAGCGCGCGAGCTTCCCACTCGTTGGCCTGCTCCAGCAGCGAGCCGCGCTGGCCTGGACGAAACGCCGCGGTCTGGCGATAGAGCGATGCGATGCCGCGATAGCGGCGCACGTTCTCGAAGATGGCGTGTCCGTTGATCTGGCCGGTCATGTCGAAAACTCCCTCGTATTCCCGCGGG encodes:
- the fba gene encoding class II fructose-bisphosphate aldolase (catalyzes the reversible aldol condensation of dihydroxyacetonephosphate and glyceraldehyde 3-phosphate in the Calvin cycle, glycolysis, and/or gluconeogenesis) — protein: MARITLRQLLDHAASHGYAVPAFNINNMEQGIAIMQAAAEVDAPVIIQASRGARSYAGDLMLSHMIDALERTYPDIPICMHQDHGNDEATCASAIAHGFTSVMMDGSLKADAKTAADYDYNVAITRRVVDLAHWVGASVEGELGVLGSLEHGGGEQEDGHGVEGKVSHDQLLTDPDQAVDFVRATKVDALAIAMGTSHGAYKFSRKPDGDILAMRVVEEIHRRLPNTHLVMHGSSSVPQSLQDMFNQFGGEMPQTWGVPLEEIVRGIKSGVRKVNIDTDCRLAMTAVFRKVAAQSRNEFDPRKFLKPAMDAMRELCRDRFEQFGTAGHASKIKVVPLSEMARRYRTGELDPRTGAREPVAA
- a CDS encoding class 1 fructose-bisphosphatase codes for the protein MTGQLRLDDHLQRYSETAPHALAVAAAVDAIAAAAIEIADLIASGDLADASGLTTGCNSDGDVQRDLDVQADAILRRCLGRQPIAALASEEMREPQICDRQAKICIAIDPLDGSSNIDINMTVGTIFSILPAPDDLALAFHQRGSAQLAAGFVTYGPQTSLVLTLGEGVDIFTLDRKSGCFRLARSGVQISEACEEFAINASNRRHWDPPVRAFIDECLAGVDGPANHNFNMRWIGSLVAEAYRILTRGGVFLYPSDARPGYGDGRLRLVYEAHPMAMIIEQAGGSATTGRERILDLSAQSLHQRVPLIMGSSNEVRRAAELHCDPLLVASVSAPLFARRGFFRL
- a CDS encoding ribulose bisphosphate carboxylase small subunit; the protein is MKLTQGCFSFLPDLTDDQITKQVQYCLANGWAVNIEFTDDPHPRNTYWEMWGLPMFDLQDAAGVMMELGECRRVYGDRYIRISGFDASHGWESVRISFLVNRPKQEAEFELVRQEVGGRAIRYSTVRKVATHASQ
- the cbbX gene encoding CbbX protein, with protein sequence MLDVPHATTAESNETSFDLRKEAEAAGITDTLQQLERELIGLKPVKNRVRQIASLLLIERIRQRAGLASAPPTLHMSFTGNPGTGKTTVALRMAKILHGLGFVRRGQVISVTRDDLVGQYIGHTAPKTKEILKKAMGGVLFIDEAYYLHRPDNERDYGQEAIEILLQVMENQREDLVVILAGYGERMTSFFASNPGFRSRIAHHIEFPDYAEAELLVIAELMLKERGYRFSAAARDAFERYIALRRTQPFFSNARSIRNAVDRIRLRQADRLVSDLDRMLDVADLETIDPADVLASRVFSGGADARSVKS
- the tkt gene encoding transketolase, which encodes MNISVHAEADLTAVSHNDLANAVRFLAVDAIEMSQSGHPGLPMGMADVATVLFSRFLKFDSAHPNWPDRDRFVLSAGHGSMLLYALLHLTGGDVSLDDIKAFRQWGSKTPGHPEYGHTPGVETTTGPLGQGIATAVGMALAERMANARHGDGLVDHFTYVISGDGCLMEGISQEAISLAGHLGLGRLIVLFDDNGISIDGPTSLATSDDQLARFAASGWSVRRVDGHDSEAVAQAIAEERETAKPSLIACRTIIGYGAPDRQGTEKAHGAPLGAEQAAAARRALGWDYQPFVVPVTVAKAWRMIGQRGQVARLAWLDRYENASPEQRELFIEGKSVALPNAYAQASAKLRERFASERPKLATRQASQQVLDAIAGTIPGFVGGSADLTHSNLTHAKAQAPVRRHAFAGDYIHYGIREHGMAAAMNGLALHGGFIPYGGTFLAFSDYSRPAIRLAALMRLRVIHVMTHDSIGLGEDGPTHQPVEHLAALRVIPNLLVFRPADAVETLEAWDCALEAKDRPSVLCLSRQALPTFRSDVRGKNRVARGAYLIVSPDGGRDVTLMATGSEVSIALEAARLLATEHVRAAVVSAPCFALFEEQPEDYRAAVLGSAPRVGIEAAIAGDWHRWIGADGEFVGMRGFGASAPAPVLYREFGITPQSIAEAARRAIARVRKQ
- a CDS encoding phosphoribulokinase, producing MSRKHPIISITGSSGAGTTSVKKTFEQIFFREKVNAVYIEGDAFHRYDRAEMRAQMANEAERGNKHFSHFSPETNLFEELERAFRDYGETGTATTRHYVHDAEESALHGAAPGTFTEWKQLPENSDLLFYEGLHGAVVTDRVNVARYADLKIGVVPVINLEWIQKLHRDRSARGYSTEAVTDTILRRMPDYIHYICPQFTETDINFQRVPTVDTSNPFVARWIPTPDESMVVIRFKNPRGIDFPYLLSMLPQSWMSRANSIVCPGAKLDLAMQLILTPLIMQLIERKRSLK
- a CDS encoding LysR family transcriptional regulator; translation: MSAKEFSYNGSGHAAAQLRHLTIRQLRSLAALSAKGSVTAASTQLGLTQPAVTQQLRQLQDLAGLPLVQRTGDGMLLTEAGREVLALAERVEAAITDCQGALDLLAGRTGGTVHLGAVSTAKYFVPHAIAAFSKRSPKIEIKLTIGNREEIREAMHGYELDFAVMGRPPADVSVDVRQLGRNPHIIVARKGHWLEKDSGLSLTDLVHETFLTREPGSGTRTLMEGMFQKSDLEPIIGMEMSSNETIKQAVIAGLGIAFISAHTVAHELAEGRLIVLDVAGLPIVRQWYVIRRSDKVLLPPAQAMFDFLGSEGANYLPEVPDFGKR
- a CDS encoding form I ribulose bisphosphate carboxylase large subunit; its protein translation is MNAHAGTVRGKERYRSGVMEYKRMGYWEPDYTPKDTDVIALFRVTPQEGVDPIEASAAVAGESSTATWTVVWTDRLTAAEKYRAKCYRVDPVPGSPGSYFAYIAYDLDLFEPGSVANLSASIIGNVFGFKPLKALRLEDMRFPVAYVKTFQGPATGIVVERERLDKFGRPLLGATVKPKLGLSGRNYGRVVYEALKGGLDFTKDDENINSQPFMHWRDRFLYCMEAVNRAQAASGEVKGTYLNVTAGTMEDMYERAEFAKELGSCIVMIDLVIGYTAIQSMAKWARRNDMILHLHRAGHSTYTRQKSHGVSFRVIAKWMRLAGVDHIHAGTVVGKLEGDPNTTRGYYDVCREDFNPTKLEHGLFFDQHWASLNKMMPVASGGIHAGQMHQLIDLLGEDVVLQFGGGTIGHPMGIAAGAIANRVALEAMILARNEGRDYVHEGPEILAKAAQTCTPLKAALEVWKDVTFNYQSTDTPDFVPTALETV
- the rpe gene encoding ribulose-phosphate 3-epimerase, yielding MTNEIIIAPSILAADFARLGEEVTAIDAAGADWIHCDVMDGHFVPNISFGADVIKALRPLTKKVFDVHLMIAPVDPYLEAFEKAGADVVTIHAEAGPHLDRSLQAIRALGMKAGVSLCPATPESAIEYVLDRLDLVLVMTVNPGFGGQSFLESQLEKIARIRTMIGERPIRLEVDGGVTRDNAAAAAAAGADALVAGSAVFRGKSSADYAGNIAAIRLAAEAGRVSKLQDSSAQPMRAKEHALIR